Proteins from a genomic interval of Pantoea deleyi:
- the dusA gene encoding tRNA dihydrouridine(20/20a) synthase DusA, with protein MPEFSSQRFSVAPMLDWTDRHCRYFHRQLTADTLLYTEMVTTGAIIHGKGDYLAYSEAEHPVALQLGGSDPAALAHCAKLAEQRGYDEVNLNVGCPSDRVQNGRFGACLMAEATLVADAVKAMRDVVSIPVTVKTRIGIDELDSYAFLTDFIGTVAGRGECDTFIIHARKAWLSGLSPKENREIPPLDYPRVWQLKRDFPHLTLALNGGVKTLEEAQNHLQHLDGVMMGREAYQNPGILAQVDQTLFGREHPAVNPVEVVRAMYPYIEAELAKGTYLGHITRHMLGLFQGIPGARQWRRHLSENAHKPGADVRVLEAALSLVADKIPQEA; from the coding sequence ATGCCTGAATTTTCTTCGCAACGCTTCTCTGTCGCGCCTATGCTCGACTGGACCGATCGCCACTGTCGCTATTTCCACCGTCAGCTGACGGCTGATACGCTGCTCTATACCGAAATGGTTACCACCGGCGCCATCATTCATGGCAAAGGGGATTATCTGGCTTATAGCGAGGCCGAACATCCGGTCGCGTTGCAGCTGGGCGGCAGCGATCCGGCGGCGCTGGCGCACTGCGCGAAGCTGGCAGAGCAGCGCGGCTACGATGAAGTGAACCTGAACGTCGGTTGTCCCTCCGATCGGGTACAGAATGGCCGTTTCGGTGCCTGTCTGATGGCCGAGGCGACGCTGGTCGCCGATGCGGTTAAAGCGATGCGCGATGTGGTGTCGATCCCGGTCACCGTCAAAACGCGGATTGGTATTGATGAGCTGGACAGCTATGCGTTCCTGACCGATTTCATCGGCACGGTCGCGGGGCGCGGCGAGTGCGACACCTTTATTATCCATGCGCGTAAAGCCTGGCTCTCCGGCCTCAGCCCAAAAGAGAATCGCGAGATCCCGCCGCTGGATTATCCGCGCGTCTGGCAGCTGAAACGCGATTTCCCGCATCTGACCCTCGCCCTGAATGGCGGCGTGAAAACGCTGGAAGAGGCGCAGAACCATCTGCAGCACCTCGATGGCGTAATGATGGGCCGCGAAGCCTATCAGAACCCCGGCATTCTGGCGCAGGTCGATCAGACCCTGTTTGGCCGTGAGCATCCGGCGGTGAACCCGGTTGAGGTGGTGCGCGCCATGTACCCTTATATCGAAGCGGAGCTGGCGAAGGGCACCTATCTTGGCCACATTACGCGCCATATGCTGGGGCTGTTCCAGGGCATTCCGGGCGCGCGCCAGTGGCGTCGCCATCTGAGCGAAAATGCGCACAAGCCGGGCGCGGACGTGCGTGTGCTGGAGGCGGCGCTGTCGCTGGTCGCGGATAAAATCCCGCAGGAAGCCTGA